One genomic segment of Lampris incognitus isolate fLamInc1 chromosome 2, fLamInc1.hap2, whole genome shotgun sequence includes these proteins:
- the card19 gene encoding caspase recruitment domain family, member 19: protein MGESFHAQLLEDDRFLREDRRLDTELVDKLILQLNRIYPQILTDKEATKFRDLDVPTCVRLGELLKHLQGKGEEACKEFYRALHLHVEEVYFSLPTRRRLRDASDPLTDPGIYKQRYVLSDKGPLFFLSCFSVAVGMAILYYSNDTGVTGDSPALGLAALGLGRKAREVLIWYTEETLTQ, encoded by the exons ATGGGAG AGAGCTTCCATGCCCAGCTGCTCGAGGACGACCGCTTCCTCAGAGAGGACCGCAGACTGGACACGGAGCTGGTGGACAAACTCATCCTGCAGCTCAACAGGATTTACCCGCAGATTCTGACGGACAAAGAGGCCACCAAG TTCAGAGACTTGGATGTGCCCACCTGTGTTCGACTGGGCGAGCTCCTGAAACACCTGCAGGGGAAAGGTGAGGAGGCGTGCAAGGAGTTCTACAGGGCGCTTCACCTACATGTGGAGGAGGTTTACTTCAGCTTGCCAACACGCCGCCGCCTCAGAG ATGCCTCAGATCCGCTCACAGATCCAGGCATCTACAAACAGCGATATGTTCTCAGTGACAAAG GTCCTCTGTTCTTTCTAAGTTGTTTCAGTGTTGCCGTGGGAATGGCCATCCTCTATTACAGCAATG ACACGGGGGTCACGGGGGACAGCCCGGCTCTTGGTTTGGCTGCTCTGGGTTTGGGCAGAAAAGCTCGAGAGGTTCTCATATGGTACACCGAAGAAACCCTTACGCAATAG